A single region of the Silene latifolia isolate original U9 population chromosome 8, ASM4854445v1, whole genome shotgun sequence genome encodes:
- the LOC141594807 gene encoding uncharacterized protein LOC141594807 has protein sequence MEINNYPLTCWWNGEVEVNGEDISYKGGCESFVIVNSTISLNELKSEIYESLEVDKGKYEINIKMKFPSVRGYKVLSLSNDRSLKAMWASVCQSKAASMDLFMELMPLEITQTATQSSNLSFTNMLSQVEDPNWSLSLSTNNVDEAPIDGNIFGDEIENVIEEEDTMLLLSDEDDMIDLVSQPCTNTQFIKVHALDVDYENSWYKSSAAPFKNGEEFNVEQEFASKEILRQVVTSYNVLRNQTWVAKQRALVDIYGDWEESYAFLPRYLDALKEANPGTAVHFVNKPTNDPNFQLLDKVFWSFGPSINGFPHCRPIITIDGTHLYGKYQGVMLIAMGVDANDQLFPLAFAIVEKEDYENWSWFWAA, from the exons ATGGAGATAAATAATTATCCATTGACTTGTTGGTGGAATGGTGAAGTAGAGGTAAATGGTGAAGATATTAGTTATAAGGGTGGTTGTGAAAGCTTTGTTATTGTTAATAGTACTATTAGTCTTAATGAGCTCAAGAGTGAAATATATGAGTCTTTAGAGGTAGATAAAGGAAAATATGAGATTAATATCAAAATGAAATTCCCAAGTGTAAGAGGTTATAAAGTACTATCCTTGAGTAATGATCGTAGTTTGAAAGCTATGTGGGCAAGTGTGTGTCAATCGAAAGCCGCATCGATGGATTTGTTTATGGAGTTGATGCCTCTTGAAATAACTCAAACTGCTACACAATCCTCTAATTTGTCATTCACAAATATGCTTAGTCAAGTTGAGGATCCAAATTGGTCTTTGTCTTTGTCAACTAATAATGTTGATGAAGCGCCCATTGATGGTAATATTTTTGGagatgaaattgaaaatgtgattGAAGAGGAAGATACAATGTTGTTGTTGAGTGATGAGGATGATATGATAGACCTTGTTTCTCAACCATGTACTAACACCCAATTCATCAAGGTTCATGCTTTAGATGTTGATTATGAAAATAGTTGGTATAAATCAAGTGCGGCTCCATTTAAGAATGGAGAGGAATTTAATGTTGAGCAAGAATTTGCAAGCAAAGAGATTTTGCGACAAGTTGTCACATCCTACAATGTTCTTAGAAACCAA ACTTGGGTGGCTAAACAAAGAGCGTTGGTAGATATTTATGGAGACTGGGAGGAGTCTTATGCTTTTCTTCCTCGTTACCTAGATGCTTTAAAAGAGGCAAATCCGGGAACCGCTGTCCATTTTGTCAATAAGCCAACTAATGATCCCAATTTCCAACTACTTGATAAAGTGTTTTGGTCATTTGGTCCCTCAATCAACGGCTTCCCTCATTGTAGGCCCATTATTACCATAGATGGCACTCATCTATATGGCAAATATCAAGGGGTTATGTTGATTGCAATGGGAGTTGATGCAAATGACCAACTCTTTCCATTAGCATTTGCCATTGTTGAGAAGGAGGACTATGAGAATTGGAGTTGGTTTTGGGCTGCATAG